The DNA segment TGAATTGAAATGTTGAGTGCCCTGGAAAGTAAAGTTGATAAAGtatgcttaaaaaataaaaataaaagaaagaaagacaaaaatttGGACAAAAAAGTGATATTGAATATATTGAATTTAGTAGACATGAGTTAAGAAATTATAACACATTCCATGTTGCTTGCAATTTCTCAAGATTTAGGAAAACCTTGTCTAGGGAGATAAAATGTTCTAAATTCTCGATAATGCTGACACAAAATACACACTTAGAAATTGAGAAAAGAATTTATGATAAAGTAACAAATCAATTATAGTGAATGTTagaccctaattttgtctggaaaaaataaaaataaaaacaaaaaaaataaaaaaaaaagtaaaaaaaacaaaaaaaagaaataaaaaggaaagaaagaacataaaaagaaaataaaaaagaaaagaaaatggaaagagaagaagaaaagggaaagaaagaaaataagaaaaaaaggaaagaaagaatagaaaaataaaataaaaaaataaaaggaaataaaaaaagaaaaaagaggaaataaaaaggaaacggaaaaagaagaaaaaaaaaaggaaagaaagaaaataaggggggaaaaggaaagaaagaaattaaggtaaaaaaaaaagaagaagaaaaaaggaaagaaagaaatcagggaaaagaatgaaaaaaggaaagggagaacaaaaataaaacagaaaaaataataataaaaagggaaagaatTATAAAGGACAGAAGGAAAAAGAACACTATAAAAGGAGGAGGTATGAACACAGTTACACACATAATTATAGAGAAAGAATTACACAGAAACACAGAGAACatgtaaaaaataagaagaagaggcaCGAATCTTGAAGAGGCGAAAGAAGTTCACTACTTCGCGTTGTTTGGCACAATAACCAGGAAAGGGGAAGGGACTTCCAGGTATCCCCTTATTCCTTTCAtctcatttctttctttctcttttctttttctttccttccctTATCCTCCCCTCccttttcctctttcttttggtgatgagaatcctaaagctgcctaaatacaaggacctaTGACCAGGGATAAGACCAAACAGTCAGAGGATATCCTCCATCAAATGGTAGCAGCCATACTTgacaaggcccaagtggagaaggacgaaggctcAGAGGCATTCCCAAGAATCTTGATTGCTGAaagcccaaactaatttgaagaccCATATCCAATATTTTCTATTTGTaagtgtaattaaataaattggtgGCTAAATCCTATGCCTTTTCAGCTGCACCAATTTCAGttaatttagtaatttaatGCTACATTATATGTATTCAACTCATTTGAAGGAAGGaaacttttgacatttttttagaaaatacctTGTGTATtcgtgagagcttctctctgggttcttTGTCGAACCAATTCCGGACTTATCAAAGTTGAacccttgtggcgtctacccctGACTTATCTTTCATCTTTAGAAGTAGCGTCATCCGATTCCGtgacctgtatcaagcgattcGCCCCTAATAAGGATCACATCATTTGGTCTTTTACTTGATTCGCTTTAACTTGTCGGTGAACTCAAGGTTGTTGGTGAGACCcgtagcattttttttttttgtaaatatttgttgtccatcttttgttatataataaaaataaaaaaaaaataaaaaaaacaaaaaaatggaaaacggaaaacaaaataaaaattgctaTTAACACCACCTTTTTCACATATATAGTTTTTTCTTACATTTTGGGCCTAgcccattttttcaaaaaaataattgtacatAAACTAATTACCACTAGTTACACCTTCATTTACTTGCACACTCCCACTCTGGAATGAAGTAAAAACTGCTATTTACATCGTCTTTTTTCCGATTTggctttattattctttttttttatttatcattgtcTAGTTAGTTCGTAGTGTATTGTAAATATTATGTCACTTATTTATTTCCCCCATGTTTTTAACCCCACACCCTTAATTACTAAGTGTATTCCCCGCTTctattttatctctttctatTCCCATTTGATTTATTTGTGTGTGTCCCGTCTATTGATTACTTAATGCTACTtcaatcattttgaaattctatgTTAGTACTCTTCAGTACACGCTTACATTTTGTGCACTTCATGCTGaatctccgacttgcttggcaGAGTTTTAATAAATGTGTGGGTAAATTTAGTGAatgtcatgttgggtctccgacttgcttgacttCATAAAGTTTACCGTAAACCCAAAATATTTTCCACATTTTATGCACTCcatgctaggtctccaacttgcttAACTTCGCAAAGTTTACTGCAAAcctgaaatatatttttttcacattttgtgCACTCCATGTTGGATCTCTAACTTGCTTGATAGTGTTTCAATAACGTGTAAGTAAAATTTTGTGAAAGTCATGTTGGGTGTCTAACTTGCTTGACTTTACAAAGTATACTCGAGGTTCTCCCTTTTCTCCACAAACAAATAATCACAATTGTCCTTCTTCTCCATAAAAATTGTGCATTACTTAAGATCacttcaaggtccaatgccttaagcgATTCTCTCCTatgttttcttaaaattcaacattgtttcaaggttcaacaccttaacgaCTCTTTGACACGCAATTAaaacaaatctttcaaaaaaaaaaaaaatccacccAACACACAAACTATTTTCTACCCAAAGAACTACATAAGTCCAATTTTATCGTTGcacttgaggatacataggagcgagGGCAGCCCTTTTGTCAacctaaaaaactaaaaaacataaaattccttttttttcctaaaaaataaaattcactttctttttttctaaataaacaaaaaacataacaaGCATAACTCATGTTctcaagggaaaataaataattaaaaagtcattttatttttagcacactcgattaaaggttgtcatctTTATGACGGGTGCATGGGGTGCTAACTCCTTTCCCGTGCGTAAATGACCCTCGAATCCTTTTTCTCAAATTGTAGACCAATCCttatccttttttgtttttctgacattttccttaaataaatgttggtggtgactcccctagttttcctttttggaagacCACTTCATCCCATCGTGACCCATATTACGATAGTGAGTAAAAGGGAAATATGATCCTCGAGAGTAAGATTGTAGAGCATATGCCATAAAAAATAAGCACAAAATGCCTTAGGTAAGGACACAAAAGTCGTTTATGGAAATTGGAACGTGGATGGTGCATTTGATAGGCTAAACAACATAACTAGGAACTTTTAGTGGTTGTCATAGttgcaaaaatttgttttatgaGTTTCTTCATGCACAACCATTTTTCGATGGTAGCCTGGACGTAGATCAATCTTGGAAAATACAGTGGTTGATTTGAGTTCATCAAGCAACTTGTCAGTAGTGGAGATGAGAAACCGAACCTTGATAGTGAGAGAGTTCAAAGCTCGATAGTCTACACAAAATCTCCATTAACCATCCTTTTtgcaaactaacaaaactaaggATGAAAGAGGGTTGATGCTTGGATAAATAATTCCTTCATTAAGCATTTCCTAATTTCCTTGATGGAACCCTAATTTGCGGATCTAATTTATAGCATCAACAAACTGGGGAACCTATTTGAGACTCTCTAAAATTGGGgggaataaaaaggaaaaagggaaTTAGAAAAGGAGATGGAAAGAACAACGCCAAAATCTTGGAAGATTGATAAGTTGAGGATGATTTGCCACAAAAATGaaattctttgataagaacCTAAGGTTTTATACAAGAACTAAGAGAGACACTCTCTTAATTGTGTCTAAtatgaaatttcataaaaaactgCCAAAAAAGTGTTTAAGGAGTTTATTTATACCTCATACTAATAACCCTAAATTAGACTCAGGGCccaataactaatctaataattaaaagatttgaaaataacaataaaaggtcATAACAACCCATTACAAGtccaaaaatacaattaataatgaaaataaatcttattctaaAAGTTGACTAAAACTTATGAGCttcgcttcttcttctctttcctccatgagagaatttagtctcttgtaaagtttttcttgaaatttcTTACTCCTtgctctagtgattggtccatcCATGTTGAGCCTACccaagtcaaactcttcctCCTTGGATAATCCTATATTATTCCTTGCAAGCATGAGGCTAATGGTAAGGCTTATTGTTGATTGGAGTGGATTAGGAACCAGTGGTATGTGATGATGGCTATGGGGTTTGTTAGGTGGTAGACCATAAGGTGTCTTGAAAAACTCATATCGGTGAGTAGGTGTTGAATGGGTAAGGGTAAGGGTAAAATATGGAGGCTGAGATGGTGGGTAGCATAATCAGTAGGTGGAATCAACCTATTGAATTAGTGTAAATGTGTATTGGAAGAAACTATCAAAGGTGGTAGGGTGATATGGAGTTCAGTAGAAGGGTGGTGGTGAGTGCAAGTATCACATTCCCCATTACCATCCAAGACAGAAAAGGAAGAATTGGTCTGAATTGGTAAATGAAGGTGTGTAGCGATTAGTGGTTAATGTTATGGCTACTGCTAGTGTCAACCAAAATCGAAAAAGGTAAACACCGGATATATGGCCCAAGAAACGAAGGGTATTGGGGAGTCAAAGCCCAATAAGGCTTTAGAGAACAACTAAAAAGAATTGTTAGTTGGTTCATGTGAGGGGTCTGGAGGTGGTTCTAAAGATGTTGGTAGAGGTAagtcatcaataaaaaaagaaaggaatatgATGGAGGTACATTTTATGTCCCGAGTAAAAATTGTCACAATTGTAACATAAGTCGACAACATATCGACAGAGGGGTATGAGATATGAAGGGTCCTAGACAAAGAATCATTGAGGTTTTTCTTGGTTTTGGTGTAGGGAGGGTGGGATCTAGTGTTGTGGAGTAGCATGGAACACTTCAGAAAGTTGGATGGTTGTTTGGTGTTAGCGTCACCGATGAGGGAAGAGATAAAGAAGGTAGCAGCAGAGGAGTACTAGAAATGAAGGTTTCTATACAAAACATCTTTGTTGGTGTCAAACATCTTTGTTTATATAACGTGAATGTTAAACAAAAAGTACGACTTCGGTGGGAGACACTAGACCATTGGTGATGGTGTATACAAAGGTTTTTGGAGGTGAACTTCCTGAAAGAAGGCATGAGGACGGTGGTGGTGATCATGTGAGGGTTAGTAGTGGTGGTGAAGAAACAAGTATCTGGGAGACAATAATCATCCTCTGAAAAGTAATATCTCTGTTTATGCTTTTGGTAATGTAGTAGATGGAGAATTGCTGGAAAAGGGTACCTTTTTGGGAAAAGAGATGGATGGTTAAGAGAATAGGGATGGAAAAGGAGACAAAAAGCCTATTGACATAGAGTTTCAAAATTTGAACGTTGGAGTCAATATGTAGGGATACGTGGCAGTTGTTTTGAAGGGTGGTGGAGATAGCAAAACGAAAAAATGGTAATAGGAATAGGGCAGGAGGACAACATGGGAATAGATAAAGTGAAGGTGTAGCAGAAATATGACTAGTGAATGGGGCAATGGACAAAGGGGAAGTAGTGGTGGTTTACTGGTTTAGTGGTAGAAATGGTAATAACAGCACTTGAAGAGGGGGCTGTAAATAGCGGTGTGCAAGTTCCAAAGATGGGCTGAAGTCAACCAAGAAGTATTATTTATACCCGCTGAGTGACAATCATAATATAGAGTATGTATTAGACTCCCTGTGCCTTGTTGATTGTCTTTAATTATTGGGTCTTGAGAGAAATTGAATGGTTTATTTATGGTATTGCTTGATGCCAGTGTTTGTTTGGTTCATATTCTAATTTGCAAATAATATGACTAAGTTTTGTTAAAGCTCAAGTTTACATGTATATTTATAGAGGCCATCTATACTAGGTGTAAATAAGGAATTTCTCTTGCAAGGTCATCAAATACAAGTCCATTGTTCAATAAACCCTCCTGTCTAAATTGTATCCCTTAAATTTTAACTCAGAAAGATATCTGATTGTACATTGTCTAATTATGTTATAGGGGATTGTTGCAGCAGGTCTTACACAATACCGAGCTTATTCCACCGATGAAGTCATATTCTAATCCAATTTGCTAAATTTATAAGTTTACCAGCTGTTTGAACTATGAACTCTCAGAAAtttgtttattcttttctttgttgcTTCAGGTGATGGCATTACTTCAACAAGGAAATCAGAACAGAACCACAGAATCAACCCGTGCTAATGAAACATCTTCACGCTCCCATGCTATTTTGCAGGtaaactttgaaattttttaggaaaaaaatgagcAATCCCTTAAATGTCATGATTGTGACATATGCTTAATTTGTTACATCTAGGTTGTGGTTGAGTACCAAGTTAGAGATGCTGCaatgaatattattaaaaaaatgggcAAGCTCTCAGCTATTGATCTTGCAGGTTCAGAGAGAGCTCTTGCCACGGATCAAAGAACAGTTAGATCTCTTGAGGGTGCCAATCAGTACAAACTGCAACGAATTGAAGAGTCGAAGCTATCGTTTTCGGTCACCAGTACAAACTGCAAAGAAACGAGCTTTTGGGACATAACTACTGCCAACAGCCCATCAGTTACCACATTGAATGGGAGAAAAACTAGAAGTCATGTCATTTCTGAAACTACAGCACATCCATCTGTGCTTCTTCAGGTCTCGTGTTTTTTATTCTCCTGACTcctgttacttttttttttctcctgacTCCTGTTACTTTCCCTCCGGATGTACATCACCATCAGCATATAACACAATTAAATCTATAATCTAAGGTCTCCTATAATATCTGCACTTTTAAAAGTTAGTAGTCAATACTTATAATGTGACtctttttctatatatttatcTCAATTCTCAAAGAAAAGAAGTTAACTAGGAAAGAAAATAGCTAATATGTCGTGACTTTAATTACATTGTTaaaattcctttttataaaCCTGTTTATCTTCTCTGAGAACCAGAGGTCTTCCAGGTGAAAGCAATCCCCGACAGTTTTGTTATAAACCTCCAGATAGGACAGATGAACAGCATGGTTTCCATCACAACTTCTCATCCTGATTTTACTGAACAAATCCTTAATTGCCAACACCGTCACACCCGGACTCTCCACTGTACCAAGCATTGTGTAAGTTTTTCTGGCTCCGCTGGCACCATAACAGAAAACTGATCCATTCCTCCCTTGCAGAACTCCTTCCAGAAGTTCTGAGGTTCTGAGGTTCTGAAAATGTAAAGTCAATGTATACCTTCCATCAAAGATAAATGAGTGCCTAAGCTATAAGATTTTGAATGCATGCTGAATATTAAGCATGGAAAGATTCTATAATGCTGTCAAACCCTTTTCTCTTTAAGgttttaattttcttgtattATAAGAGTCAAATGAACTCCAAAGGCCAATGAGCTTGAAACTCAGCTAGTAATATTGACATAACAAGTTCAATCCTCCTCAAGACCTTATCATTTACTAATTTTTCCTGTTGAACTGTTGTCAAGCTCAAGCACAGCAACTAAGCAAgtaacaaaattttcaaaagaagCCATAGAAGAGAAGATAAAATTTCACTGATATCAAAACAAGCAAATTGCAATTTAATgtaacataaatatttaacccTGGAAATGAGCCAGCTCACGAATGAGATGCAATACAgttattaacataaattaaagacAGAAAGAGAGAACCACTAGGGCCAGAATCCACCAAGAGAAAGCTTCGCGGTTGGAACAGAATCCACCAATATTTGAAACGCAACAGTTAAGAGAGAACCACTAGGGCCAGTTTCGCCAATGCCACCACTTCCATTATGCGATGTGGTTCCATCAGGGAGAATAGCAAACCCTGAAGGAAGAAGTGCCACGTAATCTGGGTCTCCACCATTTAGAACCACATTCATTGCAACAATGTCCACCGGagcataaatgagaaaagagcCTGTTGAATTGGTGCAACTCTCTTGTAATATCAACATGTTGCTCTGGCTCGAATTTGCACTCTACAAGGTTATGACTTAGTTAATTAGTCACACTTCACTCAGTTTAATTTACTGGGAATGTTTCAAATTGACAAATAatgaatatacatatataacataCATTTACTCGAAGTAGAGATACACAGTTTCCTGTGTCTCTTCCGTTTGCAATGTGTGCCATTTCTTGGACCCTGGAAATGAGCCAGCTCACGAATGAGATGCAATACAgttattaacataaattaaagacAGAaagagatcaaaattaaaattagtcttTAGAAAACACTGCATCTATCATTAGTAATTGTTCAGGTAGTGACTAGTGAGTGAAACCTTCTGAAGGACAAGGACATTTCCCAAATTCCGATGCATATCCAAAGCAGTtttatcaaaggaaaaaaaatgtaaaaagaaaaaacaaacgaAGCCTAGTCTCTCAAACATAAAAAAGTACCACATAAGCATGTTCctacataaattttttaaaataaaaactcttttcaattctcttaaaaaaaaacataagcaaAAATTTCTAAATAAGCTCAATCAAATACATCCGCGTTCCTAAAGTTCtcaaaatgttaaattaatcaagtaattaTTATCATTCTCAAAAGCAAATCGAAAACGAAACTCACGTGGTGGAATAAACGTCGTGCTGAGTAGCCGAATCCgtaattattatctttttcgGACGCAAACTACGTTAGGTAAACGTCACGGCGGTCAACGATTCTGACGCAACACCGTGAACCcgcttccttctccctcttcgCCAGCGGCCTAACCCTAACGAACACCAGAATGCGGGTCCCACCCTTCAAAGAAGGGTTCTTGTTGGTAGGTGCTGCTTCGGCGGCGCCGTGCTTCTGCTTGTGCTGCTCGTACAACGCAAGAAGCGATTTCATCTTCTCCTTTAAAGCGTCGTGTTCCGAGTTTGACTCGTTCGGTAGTGTCTAGGACCGAGTTGACACTGGCATTGTAAGGGCCGAGTTGACTCGTTCGGCTTCGGTTAGGTTTGGGGAAGAATGGATCGGTGAGTGATTATGATGAGGTTAAGCGGTGGGAATGTGGTGTTGAAGCTCCGTTTTCTGCTCATTACGCTGCCCAATCTCGatgccttcttcttcttcgttcaCGGTTGAAACccctttctgttttttttttttaccgaggcgcggtgaaaaataaaatgggtTTGTTTGTGACCTTTTTACCAGCGGACCATTcctttcaatatttattttcccaAATATTCCTCTTTTCAAATTATGTACCCAAATGTCTCATTTTTTTAAGGTATAAATTCAGTTGGGAAGATCCAAATTCACAGCATGAATTTTCAAAATTGCAATAAAAAACAGTTAACGATTTAGTTTGCCAAAAATCGAATTCTTAacgtagttttttaaaaaataattagaaagttatattttttgtaatattttttttttgttttatatatttgaaagcattcattttgatttttttaattatgaaatttgacTTAatgaactaattttaaaattttagtttaaatgTGATTCGTGGGgatgattttgttctttatttttaatgttagaTGATGTTTTatgatttgaaaaataaataagtttaatagtttttatgtaaatgaatccAATGGCATAAGTTTCACATCTTGATTTGGTTTAAAAAAGCTTTAAAAAGGTGCTTGaaaacgcaaaaaaaaaaatcatgttttgcactttaatatttttctaatggTCTTTTGTAGCATATTTTGCCATATCAATATGACATTATTTGGTACGAATAATGCATCATTTGCATTGTTTTTATGTTGATGAATGTAAcagtataactttttttacttgAATCAGTTTAGAAAAGGCTTTAAAATCATgtctaaaattgtaaaaattagaCTTTAGACTTAGTAAACtccttttataatataattagctAATTATGAGTTAAGCACGAATCATTTGGGTCTGTGTATATTACAACAGTCAAATGATTACAGCTAAGCACGGATCCACATCATTTGCCAGCAATAACACAAGGTTAGTTTGTCTTCATCAAGACATGACACTTCAGGCTCTAATGCAAGCAATCCAGAGTAAGATTACACCATGTTTGAATGACAAACAAGTAGGCGACATCTATTATTGATGGCCTATATCCAATGTTGATGGAAATATTGAATATAGGGCATGGAAACTTGAAGACAATGAAGTCGTACATATGATGTTTTCTATATTCACAGAAAATCCTAATATCATGTATGTTGAATTATGCGGCGAAATCAAACCACAATCCCAATGTAGTCTTTGGGACGTTATGAAAAAATTGCTTGACAAAACAATGAAACCTGAATGACATTATGTAGAGATTACAATCACCATttagtgaaatttttattttcatgttattttGATTTCAAGGTTCAGTGTTTGCTTATTGTAATAATAATGTATGGATTTTGCTTGTAGGAAATGTATTAATGTAtgtgttttttcattttagtttttttattaataaatataaacaaatcagTTGCACAACACATCGTGAATCAATCAACCCATCAACAATTCATAAATAAACATGCAGAGCTTCATCTTTTATGGCAGAAAAGGAGTGGTTGGGATAGCACCAACAACAATAAACGACCCAGAACGCATTGACGTAAACGAGGCTATTGTTCACTCGTCACCGAAAACAATTAATGGCTCATAACACATTGATGTAAACAAGTTTGCTATTCACCCGTCAAGATTCTTGTAGAGCTTCATCCTTTGTACCAGAAAAGGAGTGGTTGAGATAACATCAACAATAATCAACGACCCATAATGCATTGATGTAAACGAGGTTACTATTCACCCGTCAGGATTCTTGTAGAGCTTCATCCTTTGTGCCAGAAAAGGAGTGGTCGAGATATCACCGACGACAATCAATGACCCATAAGACATTGATGTAAGCAGGGTTACTGTTCACCTGTTAGGAATCCTACAAAGCTACATCTTTTGTGCCAAAAAATGAGTGGTTGGGATAGTACCAACGACAATCAATGGCCCATAACTATGTTATCTCTTCCATTCAAAGCTCGActaatttatttgtataaatatgaGTAATGTATGAATGTAAACTTTAATATCTCATCATCttcaaatcatttattttttttcacaaggatccaaacacaagcaACACACATGGAGTGAGTTATTatattcctagctaatagaaagaaacaagacaacatgtatatacacatatcatataaatgaaatacagcTTACTTAGACATAGCTCACGTCATTCAACCAATTATCGTATAACATCACATCTCAACACAACACGTGTCACACATTTTAACATCATTcatgtactcaaggatcaaaatgCAATATCACTTAACTAGTCAATAATCATCAATACATGAGCATTATGTAATagatatactaagactcaatctttgatgcaatgtggtactatgtcagtgaaaaacctcatcgGGTGCCCACGAGTACATGATAAGATAGACCACACAttggtaagtcaggtcactctcactaggtgaAATCATAGGAAGACCAATCAGGGTCAcgttgttttgcgagaatgctccaaccatgtgggattggcacaagcttaaaggagcactcaaacaaGGTGTATTTACCCTGAAGGCCTACACTCTGAGAAGTCCGTTGaggtctctccctcctgattcaagtccaacccaaaaaaacattttaacacacAGACTTTAcgtatgaactatgcaatacaaaTAGCtacttaattgtttttaaaatcattttaactcgttgcGCCTCAAAGTGGTTAAACTTGTCAGGTTCCCATAGTGAAGCTCATCATAAAACTCGACGTGCATTAACTCGTCTTCCTTCAAGGGtctttgatcgaggccgtacccaaatcaaataaacattaaaaatacagtatctaggaagtgatcctagg comes from the Glycine soja cultivar W05 chromosome 6, ASM419377v2, whole genome shotgun sequence genome and includes:
- the LOC114415974 gene encoding kinesin-like protein KIN-8A, producing MVYTKVFGGELPERRHEDGGGDHVRGIVAAGLTQYRAYSTDEVMALLQQGNQNRTTESTRANETSSRSHAILQVVVEYQVRDAAMNIIKKMGKLSAIDLAGSERALATDQRTVRSLEGANQYKLQRIEESKLSFSVTSTNCKETSFWDITTANSPSVTTLNGRKTRSHVISETTAHPSVLLQVSCFLFS
- the LOC114416670 gene encoding homeobox-leucine zipper protein HDG2-like, which produces MAHIANGRDTGNCVSLLRVNSANSSQSNMLILQESCTNSTGSFLIYAPVDIVAMNVVLNGGDPDYVALLPSGFAILPDGTTSHNGSGGIGETGPSGSLLTVAFQILVDSVPTAKLSLGGFWP